Proteins from a genomic interval of Salmo salar chromosome ssa14, Ssal_v3.1, whole genome shotgun sequence:
- the LOC106569770 gene encoding upstream stimulatory factor 2 isoform X2 — translation MDMHEQSLDSSTGHEKQETEEILQLEGVGTEEQTAVTIESVQQAAAFADHNVQYQFRTENSGGQVTYRVVQVTDDQLEAAGDGTGAVSVVSTAAFTGVQQAVAQNPFSNGGSPAGETVGGETRFAYFPAATVSVSDGAATAVSVQADPTLTQAGGQFYVMMSPPDVLQAGTPRTIAPRTHTYTTDHGENEILQHGSSNWKMDGPRAPRDERRRAQHNEVERRRRDKINNWIVTLSKIIPDCNIDSTKTGASKGGILSKACDYIRELRQNNQRLQDSFKEVLRVQADNELLKQQIEEMKNDNALLRAQLQQHGIEINGDTTPQ, via the exons ATGGATATGCATGAACAGAGTTTGGACAGCTCTACAGG TCACGAGAAACAGGAAACAGAGGAGATTCTCCAACTGGAAG GTGTGGGGACGGAGGAGCAGACTGCAGTTACCATAGAGAGTGTACAGCAGGCCGCAGCTTTTGCGGATCATAATGTTCAATATCAGTTCCGCACAGAGAACAGTGGAGGACAG GTGACCTATCGTGTGGTCCAAGTGACAGATGACCAGCTAGAGGCAGCAGGCGACGGGACTGGGGCAGTCAGTGTGGTTTCCACTGCTGCATTTACTGGAGTACAGCAAGCAGtggcacag AACCCCTTCAGTAATGGGGGTAGTCCAGCGGGGGAGACGGTGGGAGGGGAAACGCGTTTTGCCTATTTCCCTGCTGCCACAGTCAGTGTCAGTGATGGGGCAGCCACAGCAGTGTCGGTGCAGGCTGACCCAACACTCACACAGGCCGGAG GTCAGTTCTATGTGATGATGAGCCCACCTGATGTGTTGCAAGCTGGCACGCCAAGGACCATTGCCCCtcgcacacacacctacaccac AGACCACGGTGAAAATGAGATACTACAGCATGGCAGTTCAAACTG GAAGATGGATGGTCCACGGGCACCtagggatgagagaaggagagcacaACACAATGAAG TGGAAAGACGGAGAAGAGACAAGATCAACAACTGGATTGTCACCCTCTCAAAGATCATCCCAGACTGCAACATAGACAGTACTAAGACTGGAGCA AGTAAAGGAGGGATCCTGTCGAAAGCGTGTGACTACATCCGGGAGCTGAGACAGAATAACCAACGATTGCAGGACAGCTTCAAAGAGGTGTTGAGAGTTCAGGCAGACAACGAGCTACTCAAACAACAG ATTGAGGAGATGAAGAATGACAATGCACTGCTTCGAGCTCAGCTACAACAGCACGGCATAGAGATCAATGGCGATACAACACCACAGTGA
- the LOC106569770 gene encoding upstream stimulatory factor 2 isoform X1, which produces MSVYNKKIPSLSISHEKQETEEILQLEGVGTEEQTAVTIESVQQAAAFADHNVQYQFRTENSGGQVTYRVVQVTDDQLEAAGDGTGAVSVVSTAAFTGVQQAVAQNPFSNGGSPAGETVGGETRFAYFPAATVSVSDGAATAVSVQADPTLTQAGGQFYVMMSPPDVLQAGTPRTIAPRTHTYTTDHGENEILQHGSSNWKMDGPRAPRDERRRAQHNEVERRRRDKINNWIVTLSKIIPDCNIDSTKTGASKGGILSKACDYIRELRQNNQRLQDSFKEVLRVQADNELLKQQIEEMKNDNALLRAQLQQHGIEINGDTTPQ; this is translated from the exons ATGAGTGTTTATAACAAAAAAATCCCTTCTCTTTCCATCAGTCACGAGAAACAGGAAACAGAGGAGATTCTCCAACTGGAAG GTGTGGGGACGGAGGAGCAGACTGCAGTTACCATAGAGAGTGTACAGCAGGCCGCAGCTTTTGCGGATCATAATGTTCAATATCAGTTCCGCACAGAGAACAGTGGAGGACAG GTGACCTATCGTGTGGTCCAAGTGACAGATGACCAGCTAGAGGCAGCAGGCGACGGGACTGGGGCAGTCAGTGTGGTTTCCACTGCTGCATTTACTGGAGTACAGCAAGCAGtggcacag AACCCCTTCAGTAATGGGGGTAGTCCAGCGGGGGAGACGGTGGGAGGGGAAACGCGTTTTGCCTATTTCCCTGCTGCCACAGTCAGTGTCAGTGATGGGGCAGCCACAGCAGTGTCGGTGCAGGCTGACCCAACACTCACACAGGCCGGAG GTCAGTTCTATGTGATGATGAGCCCACCTGATGTGTTGCAAGCTGGCACGCCAAGGACCATTGCCCCtcgcacacacacctacaccac AGACCACGGTGAAAATGAGATACTACAGCATGGCAGTTCAAACTG GAAGATGGATGGTCCACGGGCACCtagggatgagagaaggagagcacaACACAATGAAG TGGAAAGACGGAGAAGAGACAAGATCAACAACTGGATTGTCACCCTCTCAAAGATCATCCCAGACTGCAACATAGACAGTACTAAGACTGGAGCA AGTAAAGGAGGGATCCTGTCGAAAGCGTGTGACTACATCCGGGAGCTGAGACAGAATAACCAACGATTGCAGGACAGCTTCAAAGAGGTGTTGAGAGTTCAGGCAGACAACGAGCTACTCAAACAACAG ATTGAGGAGATGAAGAATGACAATGCACTGCTTCGAGCTCAGCTACAACAGCACGGCATAGAGATCAATGGCGATACAACACCACAGTGA
- the LOC106569770 gene encoding upstream stimulatory factor 2 isoform X3 has product MSVYNKKIPSLSISHEKQETEEILQLEGVGTEEQTAVTIESVQQAAAFADHNVQYQFRTENSGGQVTYRVVQVTDDQLEAAGDGTGAVSVVSTAAFTGVQQAVAQNPFSNGGSPAGETVGGETRFAYFPAATVSVSDGAATAVSVQADPTLTQAGGQFYVMMSPPDVLQAGTPRTIAPRTHTYTTKMDGPRAPRDERRRAQHNEVERRRRDKINNWIVTLSKIIPDCNIDSTKTGASKGGILSKACDYIRELRQNNQRLQDSFKEVLRVQADNELLKQQIEEMKNDNALLRAQLQQHGIEINGDTTPQ; this is encoded by the exons ATGAGTGTTTATAACAAAAAAATCCCTTCTCTTTCCATCAGTCACGAGAAACAGGAAACAGAGGAGATTCTCCAACTGGAAG GTGTGGGGACGGAGGAGCAGACTGCAGTTACCATAGAGAGTGTACAGCAGGCCGCAGCTTTTGCGGATCATAATGTTCAATATCAGTTCCGCACAGAGAACAGTGGAGGACAG GTGACCTATCGTGTGGTCCAAGTGACAGATGACCAGCTAGAGGCAGCAGGCGACGGGACTGGGGCAGTCAGTGTGGTTTCCACTGCTGCATTTACTGGAGTACAGCAAGCAGtggcacag AACCCCTTCAGTAATGGGGGTAGTCCAGCGGGGGAGACGGTGGGAGGGGAAACGCGTTTTGCCTATTTCCCTGCTGCCACAGTCAGTGTCAGTGATGGGGCAGCCACAGCAGTGTCGGTGCAGGCTGACCCAACACTCACACAGGCCGGAG GTCAGTTCTATGTGATGATGAGCCCACCTGATGTGTTGCAAGCTGGCACGCCAAGGACCATTGCCCCtcgcacacacacctacaccac GAAGATGGATGGTCCACGGGCACCtagggatgagagaaggagagcacaACACAATGAAG TGGAAAGACGGAGAAGAGACAAGATCAACAACTGGATTGTCACCCTCTCAAAGATCATCCCAGACTGCAACATAGACAGTACTAAGACTGGAGCA AGTAAAGGAGGGATCCTGTCGAAAGCGTGTGACTACATCCGGGAGCTGAGACAGAATAACCAACGATTGCAGGACAGCTTCAAAGAGGTGTTGAGAGTTCAGGCAGACAACGAGCTACTCAAACAACAG ATTGAGGAGATGAAGAATGACAATGCACTGCTTCGAGCTCAGCTACAACAGCACGGCATAGAGATCAATGGCGATACAACACCACAGTGA